From Gemmatimonadota bacterium, one genomic window encodes:
- a CDS encoding serine hydrolase: MTRIPPRPSLGVAFALALTAGPLAAQYVPGPGDDWERRTPEQLGLDPAGVQAAVDYALAHESPVPRDQEQSQAASFGREPFGHGVGPFRVRGGPAGVIVKDGYIVAEWGDVWRVDMTHSVSKSFLSTVVGLAWQDGMIALDEPVLRYMAPVDVPAGDGEPGVDRVAFGEPDPATMFESEHNRRVTWDDMLRQSSDWEGTLWGKPDWADRPDRDASTWLTRERAEPGTVFEYNDTRVNALALAATNVWRRALPKVLKERVMDPIGASPAWRWHGYENSWITLDGEKVQVVSGGGHWGGGMFISARDQARFGLFTLRRGRWGERQLLAEEWFDMAATPGPANASYGFMNYFLNRPGEEGQRRYPSAPEASIAHLGNGTNLVYVDPDNDLVVVARWIPPRDIDGLLALVVGAIESR, translated from the coding sequence ATGACAAGGATTCCGCCGCGGCCGTCGTTGGGCGTCGCGTTCGCGCTCGCCCTCACCGCCGGCCCCCTCGCCGCCCAGTACGTACCGGGTCCCGGCGACGACTGGGAGCGCAGGACGCCCGAGCAGCTGGGCCTGGACCCGGCGGGCGTGCAGGCCGCGGTCGATTACGCGCTGGCGCACGAGTCGCCGGTGCCCCGCGACCAGGAGCAGTCGCAGGCGGCGAGCTTCGGCCGCGAGCCGTTCGGCCACGGCGTCGGCCCGTTCAGGGTGCGCGGGGGGCCCGCCGGCGTGATCGTCAAGGACGGCTACATCGTGGCAGAGTGGGGCGACGTCTGGCGCGTCGACATGACCCACAGCGTCTCCAAGTCGTTCCTGTCGACCGTGGTCGGGCTGGCCTGGCAGGACGGCATGATCGCGCTGGACGAGCCCGTCCTGCGCTACATGGCGCCGGTGGACGTGCCCGCGGGAGACGGCGAGCCCGGCGTCGACCGCGTGGCCTTCGGTGAGCCGGACCCGGCGACCATGTTCGAGTCCGAGCACAACCGGCGCGTCACGTGGGACGACATGCTGCGGCAGTCTTCGGACTGGGAGGGGACGCTGTGGGGCAAGCCCGACTGGGCCGACCGCCCGGACCGGGACGCCTCCACCTGGCTGACCCGCGAGCGCGCCGAACCCGGCACCGTCTTCGAGTACAACGACACGCGCGTGAACGCGCTCGCGCTGGCGGCCACCAACGTGTGGCGTCGGGCGCTGCCGAAGGTGCTGAAGGAACGGGTGATGGACCCCATCGGCGCCTCCCCCGCGTGGCGCTGGCACGGCTACGAGAATTCCTGGATCACGCTGGACGGCGAGAAGGTCCAGGTCGTTAGCGGCGGCGGCCACTGGGGCGGCGGCATGTTCATCAGCGCGCGCGACCAGGCGCGTTTCGGGCTGTTCACGCTGCGTCGCGGCCGCTGGGGCGAGCGCCAACTGCTGGCCGAGGAGTGGTTCGACATGGCCGCCACCCCCGGTCCGGCGAACGCCTCCTACGGCTTCATGAACTACTTCCTGAATCGGCCCGGCGAGGAGGGCCAGCGCCGCTACCCGAGCGCCCCGGAGGCCTCCATCGCCCACCTGGGCAACGGCACGAATCTCGTCTACGTGGACCCCGACAACGACCTGGTCGTCGTGGCGCGCTGGATCCCGCCGCGGGACATCGACGGGCTGCTGGCGCTCGTGGTGGGGGCGATAGAGAGCCGATGA